The Moorella glycerini genomic interval AAGCAGTGGTCCAGGCAGAGAAATGCCTTGGCTGTGGTATTTGTAAGCAGTTATGTACGCGGAAAGCGATATCTTTTTAAGAGTAATAATGAAGGAGAGAGAGCGGTGGAAGAAAAATTAGAGCCAGTTAAAGAATGGTTGGTAGACAGGCTAAAAGTCAGGGTCTACAGTAATCGGCTGGAAATGGGGGCCGCGGCAGCCCGGGAAGTGGCTGATAAAATTAAATTGATCCTTTCTGAAAAGGAAACCGTTAATATGGTATTTGCCGCAGCTCCTTCCCAGGCAGAATTTCTTGAGGCCTTATCTTCAATTCCGGGGATAGACTGGTCACGAGTGGTGGCTATGCACATGGATGAATATATTGGCCTGCCGCCCGGAGCCCCCCAGCGTTTCGGTTTATGGCTAAAAAAATATTTATTTGACAGGGTCAGGCCTGGCCGGGTTTATTACCTGGATGCAGGAGAGGGGGTGGAAGAAAAGTGTAAGCGCTACAGCGAACTTTTGCAGCAGTACCCGGTGGATATAACCTGCCTGGGCATTGGCGAGAACGGCCATATTGCCTTTAACGATCCCCCGGTGGCTGATTTTAATGATCCTCTAGCCGTCAAAGTGGTAGAACTTGATGAGCGTTGCCGCCAGCAGCAGGTAAATGACGGTTGTTTTGCTACAATCGACGAGGTGCCGGCCAGAGCCATTACCTTGACCATACCGGCCTTGCTGGCCTCCAGGTGGATTGTCGGGATTGTCCCCGGGGAAAGGAAGAGGGAGGCTGTTTATCATGCCCTCAATGGGCCTATTGCTCCAAGCTGCCCGGCCTCAATTTTGAGGCAACATGGAGGCGCCACTTTGTATCTTGATGCACAGGCTGCCAGCTTAGTTTTCAGCCTTCAACAAAATTTATAAGAAAGGAAGGGTCAGAATTGAGAAAGATTGTTAGCCTTATGCTTTTGTTGGTGTTGGCCCTGGGCCTGGCGGGCTGCGGTGGAAATCAGAATGCCAATCAGGGTAAAAGCAATAACACCCCGGCCCAGACCGGCGGCGTGGCTGGAGACTATATTTTAATTGGCTCCCTCCAGGACATTAGTTCATCTACAGCTGCGTGGGGTAAAGGTGTGGTCAACGGCGCGCAAATGGCCATCGACAAAATTAACAGTGAGGGCGGGGTGTTGGGCAAAAAGCTTAAACTAGTCAATTATGATACCAAAAATGATGTTAATGAGGCCATTAATGCTTACAACCGCTTGGTAAACCAGGATAAGGTTGTAACGGTTATGGGGCCGCCGACCAGCAATATTGGCATTGCCCTGGCTCCCATTACAGAGCAGAAAAAAGTACCTATTTTTGGAGATTTCATGGATGAACGAGCTACCACCAAAAACGACGGCACTCCTTGGAAATATATGTTCCTGGGTGAGCCAAGCTGTTCCCAGCAGGCGGAAATCAGCGCCAGCTATACCGTCGATAAGTTACAGTTAAAAAAGATAGCTATACTTTATAACCAGGCCAATGCCTATGCTGTTTCCCATGTGATTCCCTTTACCAGATATGTGGAGGGGCATGGCGGGCAAATAGTGGCCAAAGAAATCTTCCAGAACACGGATAAAGATTTAAAGGCCCAGCTGACCAAGATTAAAAATGCCAATCCCGACGCTATCTATGTACCCAACTATTTGCAAGAGAATGCCCTGGTTCTCAATCAAGCTAAACAACTGGGTATAAATATACCCATTATAGGTAACAACTCCTATTTTTATCCTCTGATTGACCTGATCGACAAAAGCATTACTGACGTTTATTTCCTCAATAATGTTACCTTTGATGACCAGGAGGTCAAAAAATTTCTGGGGGAATATAAAAGCAAGTTCAATGAAGACGCGCCTCTTCATGCCTTTTTTGGCTACGATAACATTCTGGTAATCGCGGAAGCTATCAAGAAAGCAGGTAAAGTAGATCCCGAGGCTGTACGCAGTGCCCTGGAAAATATTAAAGATGTCAAGG includes:
- a CDS encoding glucosamine-6-phosphate deaminase translates to MEEKLEPVKEWLVDRLKVRVYSNRLEMGAAAAREVADKIKLILSEKETVNMVFAAAPSQAEFLEALSSIPGIDWSRVVAMHMDEYIGLPPGAPQRFGLWLKKYLFDRVRPGRVYYLDAGEGVEEKCKRYSELLQQYPVDITCLGIGENGHIAFNDPPVADFNDPLAVKVVELDERCRQQQVNDGCFATIDEVPARAITLTIPALLASRWIVGIVPGERKREAVYHALNGPIAPSCPASILRQHGGATLYLDAQAASLVFSLQQNL
- a CDS encoding ABC transporter substrate-binding protein, with amino-acid sequence MRKIVSLMLLLVLALGLAGCGGNQNANQGKSNNTPAQTGGVAGDYILIGSLQDISSSTAAWGKGVVNGAQMAIDKINSEGGVLGKKLKLVNYDTKNDVNEAINAYNRLVNQDKVVTVMGPPTSNIGIALAPITEQKKVPIFGDFMDERATTKNDGTPWKYMFLGEPSCSQQAEISASYTVDKLQLKKIAILYNQANAYAVSHVIPFTRYVEGHGGQIVAKEIFQNTDKDLKAQLTKIKNANPDAIYVPNYLQENALVLNQAKQLGINIPIIGNNSYFYPLIDLIDKSITDVYFLNNVTFDDQEVKKFLGEYKSKFNEDAPLHAFFGYDNILVIAEAIKKAGKVDPEAVRSALENIKDVKGYTGNISIDPATHRPLGLSMWIMKIDKGKYVSLEKYLPPAQK